CTCCTTCTCCGCTATGAAATGAATATCATCAATAAGCAATACATCCACTTTCCGATATTTCCCCCGAAACTTAGACTGGCTTCCCTCAGTAATACTCATAATTAATTCGTTTGTAAATTCTTCCGAAGTAACATACATCACTTTCTTTGAGGCGTCCTTCCGTAACAACTGATGTCCAATTCCTTGCATTAAATGTGTTTTACCTAATCCCGTCATTCCATAAATAAAAAGTGGGTTGTAATTTTTCCCTGGACTCTCTGAAACCGCCTTCGCTGCTGCATAAGCAAACTCATTTCCATGTCCCACTACAAAATTTTCGAAGGTATATCTCGGATTCAAACGGACAGTGTTATGAGATACATTATCTCTCTTTTCTACTCTCTTCTCTTGAATATCCAAATCCAGCGTCATTCCATCTCTCGGAGGCTGTTTCCTTCTCTCCTCTGGCCGAACCAAAAAATCAATAGTGATATCTCTTTGTAAAACTTGCCGTGCAACTACACCTAATACCTCTCCATAACGTTCTCGAAACCATGAAAGGAAAAACTCATTGGGCACCGTAAGAACCAGCCGATTCCCATCAAAGCTCTTAAATGTAACGAAAGAAAACCAGTGCTCACAAACATGAGGTTCCAAAACCTTCTCTAAACAACTTAACATCTGCGTCCACAACGTCTCTTCCGTTTGAAAAGCCATATAATTTCCTCCTTAAACTCAATCTTCAATTTATAATTACTTTAATTTATACTCAGAAAAAATCCGTCTCCTCCTGCTTCACCTGTGACCATAGCCGTTCCAAATATTCA
This is a stretch of genomic DNA from Candidatus Hydrogenedens sp.. It encodes these proteins:
- the dnaA gene encoding chromosomal replication initiator protein DnaA, giving the protein MAFQTEETLWTQMLSCLEKVLEPHVCEHWFSFVTFKSFDGNRLVLTVPNEFFLSWFRERYGEVLGVVARQVLQRDITIDFLVRPEERRKQPPRDGMTLDLDIQEKRVEKRDNVSHNTVRLNPRYTFENFVVGHGNEFAYAAAKAVSESPGKNYNPLFIYGMTGLGKTHLMQGIGHQLLRKDASKKVMYVTSEEFTNELIMSITEGSQSKFRGKYRKVDVLLIDDIHFIAEKEATQVEFFHTFNELFDQHKQIVLSSDRSPKEIRGVESRLVSRFEWGLVTDIQPPDFETRVAILRSKLIQKGYELEDEILEYIARSVTSNVRQLEGALTGVIALMKLRGKDRITLEQAEQVVRDIEDRTRTQCITPESVLRAVAETFDVRLVDLKGRCRKKQYVLPRQVGMYLCRLLIPSMSLSYIGELFGGKDHTTVLHSCERVEQELQKKGETWKAVESLLKKLKGE